The following coding sequences are from one Arachis hypogaea cultivar Tifrunner chromosome 7, arahy.Tifrunner.gnm2.J5K5, whole genome shotgun sequence window:
- the LOC112701361 gene encoding zinc finger BED domain-containing protein RICESLEEPER 3-like, whose product MLESAIKYRKAFEYLKATDHAYKYCPLVDEWGRAEKICEFLYPFYETTNLISGTSYPTSNLYFLQVYHIQCVLMGSLRSEDELLRSMGEKMMNKFKKYWEKYSVILAFGAILDPRLKISTLELMYEEIDAETAKGKVEHNSLPTVQAQGPSIQSSSMAHTPESATKKRLAIVGKLMKRNHQAEVSSGKNPLDTYLEEPLLSKDCFEDLDVLEWWKLYESRYPKLSIMARDLLSIPITTVASKSAFSIGAHVINKYRSRMFPENVEAVICTRNWNKGFVDGEGEGKDVNPQGVRRGGVSTSGSYSNFTDLEVDN is encoded by the exons ATGCTCGAAAGTGCTATCAAGTATCGGAAGGCCTTTGAGTATTTGAAGGCAACCGATCATGCTTATAAGTATTGTCCTTTAGTTGATGAATGGGGGAGAGCTGAAAAGATATGTGAATTTTTATACCCCTTTTATGAAACTACTAATTTGATTTCTGGCACATCTTACCCTACTTCGAATTTGTATTTTCTACAAGTCTATCATATTCAATGTGTTTTGATGGGAAGTTTGAGAAGTGAAGATGAGCTTCTAAGGAGCATGGGAGAAAAGATGATGAACAAATTTAAGAAGTATTGGGAAAAGTATAGTGTCATTCTTGCATTTGGTGCTATTCTTGATCCTAGACTTAAGATTTCTACTTTAGAGCTTATGTATGAAGAGATTGATGCTGAGACTGCAAAAGGGAAGGTGGAAcat AATTCTCTTCCAACTGTTCAAGCACAAGGACCTAGTATTCAATCTTCATCCATGGCCCATACCCCTGAAAGTGCAACCAAGAAGCGACTCGCAATTGTTGGT AAATTGATGAAACGTAACcatcaagctgaggtctctagtgGAAAGAATCCACTTGATACATACTTGGAGGAGCCACTTTTGTCAAAGGATTGCTTTGAAGATTTAGATGTTTTGGAATGGTGGAAATTATATGAGAGTCGTTATCCGAAGTTATCAATCATGGCACGTGACTTATTGAGTATTCCAATTACTACGGTTGCATCGAAATCTGCCTTCAGTATTGGAGCTCATGTCATTAACAAATATAGAAGTCGAATGTTTCCAGAAAATGTTGAGGCTGTGATTTGTACTCGCAATTGGAATAAAGGCTTTGTTGATG GTGAAGGCGAAGGTAAAGATGTGAATCCTCAAGGTGTTAGGAGAGGCGGTGTTTCAACTTCTGGATCATATTCAAATTTTACTGATTTAGAAGTTGATAATTGA